From bacterium, one genomic window encodes:
- a CDS encoding cytidylate kinase-like family protein, translating to MEGKIIITIGRQVGSGGREIGEKIAARLGLAFYDRELIQIAAQKSGLGKEFFEQADEEKGRSLFSGILGHYGALVEDGTAGAYLSNEALFQMQSNVIRELAAKASAVFIGRCADYVLKDFPHCLNFFISAAMEDRIQRIMRIQSLTEKKARESIEKTDKKRAAYYNYFTDKQWGAADSYDLCINSSVLGVEETTAFLCRFIEKKFPG from the coding sequence GTGGAAGGAAAAATCATCATCACCATAGGCCGCCAGGTCGGCAGCGGCGGCCGAGAGATCGGAGAAAAGATCGCCGCCCGGCTGGGCCTTGCATTTTACGACCGGGAGCTCATTCAAATCGCAGCGCAGAAAAGCGGGTTGGGGAAGGAATTTTTCGAACAAGCGGACGAGGAGAAAGGGCGCAGTCTTTTCAGCGGAATCCTTGGCCACTATGGCGCCCTGGTTGAGGATGGAACCGCAGGAGCCTATTTAAGCAACGAAGCCCTGTTCCAGATGCAAAGTAATGTGATCCGCGAACTGGCGGCCAAAGCGTCCGCGGTTTTTATTGGACGCTGCGCGGATTATGTGCTCAAGGATTTCCCGCACTGCCTGAACTTTTTTATCAGTGCCGCCATGGAGGACCGTATCCAGCGCATCATGCGCATCCAGTCACTCACCGAGAAAAAAGCCCGCGAGAGCATCGAAAAGACGGATAAAAAGCGGGCGGCGTACTATAACTATTTCACCGACAAGCAGTGGGGCGCAGCGGATTCCTATGACCTTTGCATCAACTCTTCGGTTCTCGGCGTGGAGGAGACCACCGCGTTTCTCTGCCGCTTTATCGAAAAAAAATTCCCCGGCTAA